DNA from Kitasatospora herbaricolor:
GCGGCGCCCGATCTCCTGGCACACCGCGTGGCGTTTGACCCAGGCCGGACGCCCCCCGGTGATCTGACCTTGGACAGGCGCGGTCCTGATCCCGCCCCTGCGGCCGAGGGCCGCCAACCACCGTGCGCGGAACGTGATGTGCTGCTTTCGCGCAGTCGCGGACCGCGGGTGCGCAGCGCCGCTAGTGCCGTGACCGAGAAGGTTCGCCGGGTTGGCGGTGGCGAGGCTTGAACCGGTTGGATGTGAGCGGACATCCGAGGAACGGGGAGGCATGGTGGCGGAGCCGGTCAGAGCGCGTCGATTGACCGACCAGGAGGGCCAGCCTTTGCAGCGGATCGTGCGTCGGGGCAGCACGAATTCGGTGCGCTACCGGCGGGCGATGATGCTGCTGGCCTCCGCCGGTGGCAACCGGGTGCCGGTCATTGCTCAGTTGGTCCAGGCGGACGAGGACACGGTGCGGGATGTAATCCACCGGTTCAACGAGATCGGGCTGGCCTGCCTGGACCCTCGGTGGGCGGGAGGCCGTCCCCGCCTGCTCAGCTTTGATGACGAGGACTTCGTCGTCCAGACGGCCACCACCCGCCCTGCCAAACTCGGGCAGCCGTTCACCCGCTGGTCGATCCGCAAACTGCTCGCCTACCTTCGGCGGGTTCACGGCCGGGTGATCCGGATCGGGCGCGAGGCTCTGCGCTGCCTGCTCGCTCGACGCGGCGTCACCTTCCAACGCACCAAGACCTGGAAGGAGTCCATCGACCCCGAGTTCGACGCCAAGCTCGACCGGATCGAGGACGTCCTGGACCGCTTCCCCGACAGGACGTTCGCGTTCGACGAGTTCGGCCCGCTCGGCATCCGTCCCACCGCAGGCAACTGCTGGGCCGAGCAGGGCCGGCCCGACCGGCTCCCGGCGACCTACCAGCGC
Protein-coding regions in this window:
- a CDS encoding IS630 family transposase, which translates into the protein MAEPVRARRLTDQEGQPLQRIVRRGSTNSVRYRRAMMLLASAGGNRVPVIAQLVQADEDTVRDVIHRFNEIGLACLDPRWAGGRPRLLSFDDEDFVVQTATTRPAKLGQPFTRWSIRKLLAYLRRVHGRVIRIGREALRCLLARRGVTFQRTKTWKESIDPEFDAKLDRIEDVLDRFPDRTFAFDEFGPLGIRPTAGNCWAEQGRPDRLPATYQRTHGVTYFHGCYSIGDDTLWGVNRRRKGMVNTLAALKSIRAARPDGAPVYVILDNLSAHNGKKILRWAKNNNAHLCFTPTNASWANPIEAHFGPLRQFTLANSNHPNHTVQTRELHRYLRRRNANARHPDVLAAQRKERARIRSEKGLRWGGRPLTDAA